The Myxococcota bacterium genome has a segment encoding these proteins:
- a CDS encoding SDR family NAD(P)-dependent oxidoreductase, protein MDPNGKAAVVVGGASGIGRATALELARRGADVFVADLHEARAAEVVREVEALGRRAFALRTDVRSDADVDALRDAALGALGRVDLLVNSPGVSLLGAVEEIPIEDWQWVLDVNLVGFVRTCRTFLPHMLARGSGWIANVASIAGLYAYSYDAVPYVTSKFGCAGFTEGLAVYARPRGVGVSLLCPGLVQTNLAENARIVGVPDPASFLHFPEHMRRAIAPEEAAAVLCDGIEAERFLLLTHPEDEAVLRDRRADVDAAIARQVRESPDPFAGRYGPPERG, encoded by the coding sequence GTGGACCCCAACGGCAAGGCCGCCGTCGTCGTCGGCGGGGCGTCGGGCATCGGCCGCGCCACGGCGCTCGAGCTCGCGCGCCGCGGCGCCGACGTGTTCGTCGCCGATCTCCACGAGGCGCGCGCGGCCGAGGTCGTGCGCGAGGTCGAGGCGCTCGGGCGCCGCGCGTTCGCGCTGCGGACCGACGTGCGCAGCGACGCCGACGTCGACGCGCTGCGCGACGCGGCGCTCGGCGCACTCGGCCGCGTCGACCTGCTCGTGAACAGCCCCGGCGTGTCGCTCCTCGGCGCCGTCGAGGAGATCCCGATCGAGGACTGGCAGTGGGTGCTCGACGTGAACCTCGTCGGGTTCGTGCGCACCTGCCGCACCTTCCTCCCGCACATGCTCGCGCGCGGCAGCGGCTGGATCGCGAACGTCGCCTCGATCGCCGGGCTCTACGCCTACAGCTACGACGCGGTGCCCTACGTGACGTCGAAGTTCGGGTGCGCGGGCTTCACCGAGGGGCTCGCCGTCTACGCGCGCCCGCGCGGCGTCGGCGTCTCGCTCCTGTGCCCGGGGCTCGTGCAGACGAATCTGGCGGAGAACGCGCGCATCGTCGGCGTTCCCGACCCGGCGTCGTTCCTGCACTTTCCCGAGCACATGCGCCGCGCGATCGCGCCCGAGGAGGCGGCGGCGGTGCTGTGCGACGGCATCGAGGCCGAGCGCTTCCTGCTGCTCACGCACCCCGAGGACGAGGCCGTGCTGCGCGATCGCCGCGCCGACGTCGACGCGGCGATCGCGCGCCAGGTGCGCGAGAGCCCGGAC